The DNA region AGTAAGTCCTAATCATCTTGTTGTTTATGCgtcattttaatataattttgtatatcaaAGTAAGCCTAATTTAGGAAAATACCAATATAACTATAAATGATACactaaatttaacataaaaggCAGCAAATTACAAATTTTTGGGTGTCTTCGGCAAaaattgttcttattttttttatttaaattgttatattatattaaaaaaattaataattttttattatatttaacataattaatataatttagttagataaatcttataataatttttattaagtaTTATGTTCAAATCTTGTTAGAgtggatttttaattttttttaaggatcCAAATGTCTTAGGTTGTCTAACTTACCTCATCCTAAGCCCTATTAGTAATAAATGTGATATTTATTAATCGAGATAATACATTTACATAaaccattttatttaaaaggttgtTAGGGTGAGTAACAATTATACATTTCTTCatactttgaatatttttattaaatactgAATTTGTTTAttacaaacattaataatatctcTAAATATGCCTTACCCTTTACAAAATCAGTATCTAGGAGATTATTCATGAGAAATTGAAACTGCATGGCCCATAAAGGTTGTTATATATGAGTGACTTTAGTTATCAAGATGTGGTTTCAATATCATACAAGTAAGGTGGTCTCGAAAAATAATGAGATTAATCAattgaaaaaaaacatatctAAAAATAGATcaacaaacataacataaaatatatcgTTAACGAATTCagtaattctaaaaaaatcaatgaatttATCGACCGCTTTCACCAGTTTTCAGAAAAGACCTtatcgtcataataataataataataataataataataacgttGTAGAGTAAACACAACGGTCAATCGTAATCACTGAACGTCCTATACggttatttcaaacaaaatagtCCACTAAAAGATAACCGAGATATGAACCCATCGACTCAATCAAACAGAAATCGCAATTTCTATCCAAACATtccaataaaagaaaattgactCAGTCATAACCCAATTAATGTcaataatgtttcaaaatattttttaaactgaaaCTCCTTTATGCTACAAAAACAAGCAAGATGTCGTTGCCATCTCTTCGCAACACATTCTATAACGATTAATCATGATATaccattattttcattttcatgcCTCATGATCCATCCATGCACAAGAACACTTTTAATatgatttgttaaattattCTATATTTGATTGTTGTTTATTCTTATTTGTATTAGATTTTGTTGAACTCCTCGTATAAAAACCTTGTAtcctttatattattatattttggaaATAATGAAGGGAACTAAAAATATTTCCATACAAATCCTTGCATCCTTTATTACTGTAGTAAAACCAGTAAAACCTTGAACCCATGTTCCTCTCACCTGGCTTTATATTAATACTACAACCTCATACATAAATTTGCTAAAGAATTTAAATCAAGATGGCTTCAGTTGAAGGCGAAGAACATGAAAAACAAACTTCCCCAGAGAAGATAAAAGTTTCATTGCCGCCGGTCTGGAAGAAGGCCTCCTGGACCAGCCGATCAAGAAAAGGTTGTATGAAGGGAAAAGGCGGACCGGACAACGCAAACTGCCTCTACAGAGGTGTGAGACAGAGGACATGGGGGAAATGGGTTGCTGAGATTCGTGAACCAAATCGTGGGGCTCGTCTTTGGCTAGGTACTTTCAAAACCTCTGTCGAGGCCGCCGTCGCATACGACGGTGCTGCTTTGAAGCTTTATGGTATGTCAGCTAAACTTAACTTGCCTGAGATGGATGTCATCTCTCAAGTTCAGCAGCCACCGGTTCCTccggtggtggtggaggaggagaaaagGTCGGTTAATGATGATGTCTGGTCATCTTTTTCTGAGGAGTGGCCGGAGATGATGACAGGAGGCGGTTTGTATTGGAAGGAAGATGTTGGGATGTCGGCTGTTGGAGAGATTAATAAGGATGATAAGAATACAACAGGAAATGATCAGTTTGTTGATTTGGATTTGCAGATTCCTTGGGAATTCTAATGATTTTCATCAACTAATAAGTAATTCATAAGTTTGTCTtaatcatatcatatcatatatgAGTGTTTATGTGTGTGTGTGCGTGTGAAGTTTTCGGGGTGCTGGCCTGTTTGATTTCAATGTTCTGTTTTTACCTTGTCCTTTTAGCGACGGTTTTGTTCGTCTTTAGCGACGTTTGTATGTTATGTTTCTTTGCCTACTTAATACAAGTCAAGAGtgttcttcttcttattattttgttacttgGAAAGGTTAATACAACAACTCATTGaaataaactaaatgaaaaCATTTATTCGAATATATGATTGAATTTGGAGCACCAATTTGAGTTTTTGACATAGATAAAACATGAGTTTTTTCATCATAACTTGAAACATTCGTAAACACTATTGCAGCGTATTATAGAGTAAATTACATATGTTCTTAAACATgattttagataataaaaactcttcattctcctttttcatattgaaaataaataaattctccATTTTTACGTTgaacataaataaaaactaatataaaagaatgattcaaagaaagaaaagaatgaTTCAAAGAAAGAGTACTAAAATAatgaacacaagatataacaaAGTTCAACCAACAAATATCTACATTTTCGTGGAGTcgtttattttatagatatttcaTTGAATGATGGTCCAAGAAACAATATATTACAATGTCTTTATCATTGTCAAATGTTAACACCAAGAAGTTGCAGGTCCTTTCTCAATAAATCAGCATTCTTGAAGTGTAAACCAACTATACCAACACCTTCAGCACCTTCAACATTCTTCTTTCTATAAACAGAAAGAGGGTGATGATCTCAATATCTCATCACaatcattaattaaacaaacaaacaaaatagtaTTATCCATCTATGAAGATAATCATCATCACCTGTCATCAACAAAAACACAACTAGATGGGTCAACCTCAAGGTGCCTTAAAGCCTCCAAGTAGAAATCAGACTCAGGCTTCCTTTTACCTGTACATAGAGAAAAAGGCTAAAAACAAATGGGTTGACAGATCTTAAGTTTGATCAATCATTGGTATTTATACCTGTATGACATGAACAAAAAGACCATGATAGATAACTTGACACCTTTAACTCTTCCTCAATCATTTCATACCTAAAAcatcacattttttttcatatatgaTTCATTCCTACAcctgattttgataaaaaaaaatgttaataataccAGATTGGATAATTCGTGAAAGCATGCATTTCAAATCCATTCTCTTTTAAATCACGAAGCAACTCTTCAACACCTTCAAGATAGTAGAAACCTCTTCTCATACAATCTTTCAGCCCTGGAAACACACACAATCTATATTCTTTTAGAAATCCAAGAAAAAAGATTTAACCCAACTGTTGATCTAGtttcaattgaagaaaaagTTTCTTAAACTGCATATTCTTAAACTCAATCAGGgtgaaccaaagaaaacaatGGTGAATGCAAGAGTGTTTTCAAATATGGCCAAACATATCATCATACCTTGTAAATCAAAAGATCTCCCATCTTTGAAAAAATTGTCAGCCAACTCCATCTGATGGGATAGAATGGAATGAAATGTATTGTTACACCAAAAAACTAAATAACAAGAACAAAATTACCCTAAAAAACTACAATGATTTGGAATCATCATATATACCAACATACATACATACCTCAGTAATCAATCCCCTCTCAAATTCATTCCATACATTTGGATGCTTACAATCAATTAGTTCCTTCAAAGTCATCCTGTTCATGATTCAGAAAGAACAGTTTCATATGCAGGTCAAATATGCGAGATTTAGggatttcaaataataacatCGCATGAGAAATTGAGAGTACCCAAAGAAGGCTGGGACATCTTGGTAAAAAGGGTCACGGACGACCGTGTCCATGATGTCAAAAAGTAACACGGGTAGCTTCCTGTTGCGATCTCTGTCAATTCTACTATCCGATGAAGATTTCATCTGGGCTGAGAGTTCTGTATTGGAGTTCAGAGCCATTCTTAGAGATGATGTTACCCTGTACGACTTCGGAGAAGCTAAAGTAATGGGAATGACGGGTTTCAGAACCGACATCGTGGATATAGCTCATTTACATGTGGATGCGAGTCTTCTCATCACACCTAGATTAGAATCCTGAGGAAATGTCGCCTTCAAAAGGGCAGACCCGATTCGTGAAACtggattatgccaagtcatatTATTAGCGTGGTTCCCACTTTCTATAAAACAAACGTACAAATTtcgtaaataaataaaataagaga from Impatiens glandulifera chromosome 5, dImpGla2.1, whole genome shotgun sequence includes:
- the LOC124939642 gene encoding dehydration-responsive element-binding protein 2C-like translates to MASVEGEEHEKQTSPEKIKVSLPPVWKKASWTSRSRKGCMKGKGGPDNANCLYRGVRQRTWGKWVAEIREPNRGARLWLGTFKTSVEAAVAYDGAALKLYGMSAKLNLPEMDVISQVQQPPVPPVVVEEEKRSVNDDVWSSFSEEWPEMMTGGGLYWKEDVGMSAVGEINKDDKNTTGNDQFVDLDLQIPWEF
- the LOC124938595 gene encoding flavin mononucleotide hydrolase 1, chloroplatic, whose amino-acid sequence is MSVLKPVIPITLASPKSYRVTSSLRMALNSNTELSAQMKSSSDSRIDRDRNRKLPVLLFDIMDTVVRDPFYQDVPAFFGMTLKELIDCKHPNVWNEFERGLITEMELADNFFKDGRSFDLQGLKDCMRRGFYYLEGVEELLRDLKENGFEMHAFTNYPIWYEMIEEELKVSSYLSWSFCSCHTGKRKPESDFYLEALRHLEVDPSSCVFVDDRKKNVEGAEGVGIVGLHFKNADLLRKDLQLLGVNI